A window of Pirellula sp. SH-Sr6A contains these coding sequences:
- a CDS encoding LysR family transcriptional regulator, producing the protein MDIAQLRYFLKVAELGSFTRASEELGVSQPALSRSIAKIEEMLGQPVFERQTRCVVLTDAGKVLQQRAFQIVQLLDEIPREICDDGKTGNIRIGAIPTIAPYCLPPILRKARETFPDATWNIREDVTDRLLQACNSGELDLVIAALPVELGYLDSKTVHEEELLVALPAHHPLAGKPELKPQDLSGEPLIMLGEGHCLSDQIDAYCRRRSIQSVHLDRTAQMATVLELVAAGQGLSFVPHMACSTTKKILYRSMAAPVPKRKIAVIWNAYRFESKLQRGVRTLLEHFDWNLVGTCSSPPRLR; encoded by the coding sequence TTGGACATCGCACAATTGCGCTACTTCTTAAAAGTAGCAGAACTCGGTAGTTTCACCCGCGCCAGCGAGGAGCTTGGGGTATCGCAACCCGCTCTTAGCCGGTCGATTGCCAAGATCGAAGAAATGTTGGGACAGCCTGTCTTTGAGCGGCAGACGCGATGCGTCGTGTTGACCGATGCTGGCAAAGTGCTTCAGCAACGCGCTTTCCAGATTGTGCAACTGCTCGATGAGATCCCTCGTGAAATCTGTGACGATGGAAAGACAGGGAATATCCGCATCGGTGCAATCCCCACCATCGCCCCCTACTGCTTGCCTCCGATTTTGAGAAAAGCTCGCGAAACCTTCCCTGACGCCACTTGGAATATTCGGGAAGATGTCACCGATCGATTGCTCCAAGCTTGCAATTCGGGGGAACTTGATTTGGTTATCGCAGCCCTCCCCGTTGAACTGGGGTATCTCGATTCCAAAACAGTGCACGAGGAAGAGCTCCTCGTCGCCCTTCCGGCTCATCATCCCCTCGCGGGCAAGCCTGAACTCAAACCACAAGATCTTTCGGGCGAACCCCTGATCATGCTCGGAGAAGGGCATTGCCTTTCCGACCAAATCGATGCCTATTGCCGCAGACGATCCATTCAGTCTGTCCATCTTGATCGAACAGCGCAAATGGCCACGGTCTTGGAACTGGTCGCGGCTGGACAGGGCCTTTCATTCGTCCCACATATGGCCTGTAGTACCACCAAAAAAATCTTGTATCGATCGATGGCTGCACCGGTACCCAAGCGCAAGATCGCAGTGATCTGGAATGCCTATCGATTCGAAAGCAAATTACAACGGGGCGTCCGCACCCTGCTTGAGCATTTCGACTGGAACCTCGTCGGAACTTGCTCCTCGCCACCAAGACTGCGATAA
- a CDS encoding asparagine synthase-related protein: MQQHAYISRVENLLDPNQNILLNMDYSEAHRRVASGDPALVGEIDGQFAILAQEGKRIRMARSIGRPMRYFLAKKAEGPCLIVAEKMSTLRQKLTEMGLEDQFHPSYTRMVPAHYLMQLELIGCPDPNPQYDRYFTPDRNKLPSDVEWIGTQYIERLRDECDRWLDRTPKRAPIGVLFSGGVDSGAVLLTLYHLLLKRGESPSRLKAFTLRIDGHSSDADQSHEFVRACGIEELWEVIDQSSESLNVRETIQVMEDYKPLDVQSGTMAMALCRGIRQRYPDWKYLVDGDGGDENLKDYPIEENPELTIRSVLNNLMLYQEGWGVHAIKHSLVYSGGQSRGHIRTWAPAEHFGFEGFSPFALPRVIEVAEGIPFIDLTQWNHEKLYDLKGAIVRSGIKALTGIDMPSFPKKRFQHGAIEKSRFQALFPKSEMEYRKIFLSLWS; encoded by the coding sequence ATGCAGCAGCACGCATATATCTCGCGCGTTGAGAATCTCCTCGACCCCAACCAAAACATCCTTCTCAACATGGACTATTCCGAAGCCCATCGAAGGGTTGCTTCGGGAGACCCCGCATTGGTGGGCGAGATCGATGGCCAATTCGCCATTCTGGCTCAAGAGGGGAAGAGGATTCGGATGGCTCGCTCTATCGGTCGACCGATGCGGTACTTCCTCGCGAAGAAGGCGGAGGGCCCCTGTTTGATCGTCGCCGAAAAAATGTCTACCCTCCGACAAAAGTTGACAGAGATGGGACTTGAGGATCAGTTCCATCCCTCTTACACGCGAATGGTCCCAGCGCACTATTTGATGCAATTGGAATTGATCGGATGCCCTGACCCCAATCCGCAATATGACCGCTATTTTACTCCGGATCGAAACAAACTGCCTAGCGACGTCGAGTGGATTGGAACTCAATACATCGAACGCTTGCGTGACGAATGCGACCGATGGCTCGACCGAACCCCTAAGCGTGCGCCGATCGGTGTACTCTTTTCTGGTGGAGTCGATTCCGGCGCCGTGCTCCTCACGCTGTATCACTTGCTGTTAAAGCGAGGAGAGTCGCCATCCCGCTTGAAAGCATTCACGCTTCGAATCGATGGCCACTCCTCCGATGCAGACCAATCCCACGAATTCGTTCGAGCGTGTGGCATCGAGGAACTTTGGGAAGTCATCGACCAATCGAGCGAATCTCTCAACGTTCGTGAGACCATTCAAGTCATGGAGGATTACAAGCCTCTGGATGTGCAAAGCGGTACCATGGCAATGGCGCTCTGCCGCGGAATTCGCCAGCGCTATCCCGATTGGAAATATCTCGTCGACGGCGATGGCGGTGACGAAAATCTCAAAGACTATCCCATCGAAGAGAACCCCGAGCTCACCATTCGGAGCGTGCTGAACAATTTGATGCTCTATCAGGAAGGATGGGGTGTTCACGCGATCAAACATTCACTCGTTTACAGCGGGGGCCAAAGTCGCGGGCACATCCGTACCTGGGCACCTGCCGAGCACTTCGGCTTTGAAGGCTTCAGTCCCTTTGCATTGCCTCGTGTAATCGAAGTCGCCGAAGGAATTCCCTTCATCGATTTAACGCAGTGGAACCATGAGAAACTATACGATCTCAAAGGGGCAATCGTTCGGAGCGGCATCAAAGCACTCACGGGTATAGACATGCCTTCCTTCCCAAAGAAGCGATTCCAACACGGGGCGATTGAGAAATCCCGATTCCAAGCCTTGTTTCCGAAAAGCGAAATGGAATATCGGAAGATATTCCTGTCGTTATGGAGTTGA
- a CDS encoding radical SAM protein: MELSEKEQSILTRATRAEIVRSRGPKPSLSPREPTEVFVQREPARRGEVVEVATLFLTGAECPFACSMCDLWKHTLDTATKPGDLIAQVEVGLASLPPTPWIKLYNASNFFDPRAVPDADRLEIGRRVASLDRVIVENHPRLLDRERVLRFRDRLQGKLEIAMGLETVHPFAMQVLNKQMHPRDLECAMGWLQEEGIDGRAFVLLQPPGVSPDEAIASLIETVQFAANAGVRHISVIPTRRGNPWLDRLIVDGLYQLPTLEALEISLQRCLEQFPEQVIVADTWDWSSIPGQCGQCSETRLRRMEQVNLDQNWCELDEVIACRCTEVMS; the protein is encoded by the coding sequence ATGGAGTTGAGCGAAAAGGAGCAATCGATCTTAACCCGCGCAACGCGTGCCGAGATCGTCCGTTCGCGCGGCCCCAAGCCCTCGCTCTCGCCACGCGAACCAACAGAGGTCTTCGTGCAACGAGAACCCGCCCGTCGCGGAGAGGTCGTTGAGGTCGCGACTCTCTTCTTGACCGGAGCGGAGTGCCCCTTTGCCTGTTCGATGTGCGATCTTTGGAAGCATACCTTGGACACGGCCACCAAGCCGGGTGATTTGATTGCTCAAGTCGAAGTGGGCCTCGCAAGTCTCCCGCCAACTCCTTGGATCAAGCTCTACAACGCCAGCAACTTCTTCGATCCACGAGCGGTCCCGGATGCGGACCGGCTCGAAATTGGACGTAGAGTCGCGTCGTTGGATCGTGTGATTGTCGAGAACCATCCCCGGTTGCTGGACCGCGAACGCGTGTTGAGATTCCGAGATCGATTGCAGGGAAAACTGGAGATCGCGATGGGGCTCGAAACGGTCCATCCTTTCGCCATGCAGGTCTTGAACAAACAGATGCACCCTAGAGATCTGGAGTGCGCGATGGGGTGGCTCCAAGAAGAGGGGATCGATGGTCGGGCCTTCGTACTGCTTCAACCGCCTGGCGTATCCCCTGACGAGGCGATCGCATCGTTGATCGAAACCGTCCAGTTTGCAGCAAATGCCGGGGTGCGTCATATCTCTGTAATCCCGACCCGGAGGGGAAACCCATGGCTGGATCGATTGATAGTTGACGGACTATATCAATTGCCAACACTCGAAGCGCTCGAGATTTCGCTTCAACGCTGTTTGGAACAGTTCCCAGAACAGGTCATCGTTGCCGACACATGGGATTGGTCCTCTATTCCAGGTCAGTGCGGACAATGTTCGGAAACTCGACTCCGGCGAATGGAACAGGTGAACTTGGATCAAAATTGGTGTGAACTGGATGAGGTTATTGCATGTCGATGCACCGAAGTGATGTCTTGA